CAGTTCCTCGTGCACGGCCCCTCGGCACTGCTGCAGGCCGCGATCGTGCTGGCTTACGGGCTGGTCGCGCTCGGCCTATGGCTCGCGCCGGTGCACGCCTGGCTGTTGCTGGTCTCGGCCTATGCCAAGCGGGCAGTCCTGGCCTGGGCCACGCTGCCGCCCTTGCTGGTGATCGTGGCGGAGAAGACGCTTTTCGACACCACGTACTTCGCCATCCTGCTGGGACAGCGCTTGTCCGGTGGCGCGGAGCTGGCGTTCAGCGGCGAGGGCAATGCCGCCATCGAGGCCGTCGACGGTGGCGTGTCTGCAGTTTTCCCCGCCCTGGCCGAACTGCTCACGCCCGGCCGCTTCCTCGCCGCACCGGCGCTGTGGGCCGGCCTCGTGGTCGCGGCCGTGTTCTTCGCCGGCGCCGTCTGGTTGCGGCGCTGGCGCGATGATTCCTGATCCTGCGCCCGACCGCGCAGCTCTTTTTCCTATCCGGAGGTTATGAAGCCATGTCGACGAAGTTCAAGATGCCGCTCATTCCCGCCCTGGCGCTGTGCGCCGCCGCGGTCACTGCCGGTGGCTGCGTGCTGGTGGTGGACGGCGAGGGCGTGCATCGCGCCAACAGTGACGTGGAGTGGGCCCGGGTGAGCGAACCCGCCCCGGCGTCTTCCACCACAGCGGCGGACGGCGCCCTGGCCCGGGAAGTGCGCAGCCGCTTCACTGCCGATACTGCCCTGGCGGAGGAGGACATCACCGTGTCCTCGAGCGGCGACGTCGTCACGCTGCACGGGCGCCTCAGCGACGCAGCGCTGCTCGAGCACGCGCTGCGGGTGGCCGCCGAAGTGCCCGGCGTGACGCGAGTGGTGTCCCGGTTGACAGTCGAGATGGAGGGACAGTGACATGAGAAACATGCCCTACAAGCTGCTGGCTCCCCTGGTCGCGCTGGCCTGCCTCGCGGCCGGACCGGCGGCCGCCGCCGAGCGCGTGGTGGAGCTGGAGATCGACGCGCCCGCGCTGCAGGTGACCAACCTCGCCGGCTCGGTGCGTATCGTCCCCGGCGCCGGTGCTGTCGTCCTGCGCGCCACCGTGAAGGCGGATGACGCTGCCATTGCCGATGCAGTCCGCCTGGAACAGGGGCGGCGCGGCGATACCGCCAGTGTCTCGGTCCGGTTGCCGGACGGCCTGGACGAGGTGCGCTACGAGGACGAGCAGTTCCGCCGACTCGACGTGCGCCTCGAGTACGAGGGTGAGCGGATCCGTGTCCGCAGCAACGGCGGCGAAACCTTGCGCGTCGACCTCGAGCTGCAGCTCCCGGAGGGCACCCAGCTCGAGCTGCGCCAGGGCGTGGGCGACATCGGCGTGGCCGGCGTGGATGCCGACCTGAACCTCAGCCTGAACTACGGTCATCTGCGCGCCGCCGACGGACAGGGCGTCCTGGTCGCGATGACCCGCGCGGGCGATATCGAGGTGAAAAGCCAGCGCGGCCAGCTCGATGCGCGCAGCGGTTCCGGCGATGTCGACGTCGAGAACGTGCTCGGCACGACGCGCGCGCGCACCGGCTCCGGCGACGTCAGCCTGAGGGGCGTGGACGGCGAGATGCAGGTCGAGACCGGTTCGGGGGACCTCGAGCTTGCGGACGTCATCGGCTCGCTGCGCGCCCGTACAGGTTCTGGCGATGTCGAGATCCGCGGCCTCGGCGCCGGTCCGAAGCTGGATATCGCCACCGGTTCCGGCGACGTGGCGGCTGCGGGCGATCTCGGCGCATTGCGGGACGTGACGGTGCGCACCGGCAGCGGCGACGTCGCCCTGGCGAGCAGCGCGCCGCTTTCGCTCAAGGTCAGCCTGGCCACCGGCAGCGGCAGCATCAAGGTCGACGTCCCCGTGATGGGCAACGTCGAGTCCGGGCGCCGCAGCTTCAAGGCCACCATCGGAGCCGGCGAGGGCGAGGCGCGCATCAACACCGGCAGCGGCGACATCTCCATCAAGGCGCCCTGACGCGGCGCCTTGACGGCTACAGGCTGATTCTCACTGCCTCGGCAACGCGTCGCGCCTTGGCCCGCGCCTCTTCCAGGCTCTCCCCGCGGGCCAGCGCGACGCCGAGCCGGCGCCTGCCCCGCACCTCGGGCTTGCCGAACAGGCGCAGCTCGGTGTCCGGCTCCTCAAGGGCGTCCGACACGCCGCCGTAGCGCATGCGGTCGGAGTCGCCTGCGCCGAGAATGGCGCAGGACGCCGCGGGGCCACGCTGGCGGATGACCGGCACGGGCAGGCCGAGGATGGCCCGCACGTGCAGGGCGAACTCGGACAGGTCCTGCGACGCCAGCGTCACCAGGCCGGTGTCGTGCGGGCGCGGCGAAACCTCGCTGAACAGCACCTCGTCGCCGCGCACGAACAGTTCCACGCCGAAAATGCCGTGGCCGCCGAGGCGCCCCGTGACCTCCGCCGCGACGTGCTGGGCGCGCTCCAGCGCCAGCGCGGTCATCGGCTGCGGCTGCCAGGACTCGCGGTAGTCTCCGTCCACCTGCAGGTGGCCGATGGGCGCGCAGAAGCTGGTGCCGTCGCGATGGCGCACCGTCAGCAGCGTAATCTCGTAGTCGAACTCGACGAAGCCCTCGACGATGACGCGGCCGGCCCCCGTGCGGCCGCCCTGCTGCGAGTAGTCCCAGGCGTGCTCGATGTCCGCCTCGCTGCGCACGGTGGACTGGCCCTTGCCCGACGAGCTCATCACCGGCTTGACCACGCAGGGGATGCCGATCTCGGCCACTGCGGCGCGGTACTGCTCCACGGTGTCGGCGAAGCGGAACGGAGAGGTGGGCAGTCCCAGCTCCTCCGCCGCCAGGCGCCGGATACCTTCGCGGTCCATGGTGAGGCGTGCGGCGAGGGCGGTGGGGATCACCTGCCAGCCTTCCGCCTCCAGCGCCTGCAGCTCGGCCGTGGCGATGGCCTCGATCTCCGGCACGATGAGCGCGGGACGCTCGGCCTCGACCACGGCGCGCAGGGCGCTGCGATCGAGCATGTCGATGACATGGCTGCGATGCGCCACCTGCATGGCCGGCGCATTGGCGTAGCGGTCGACGGCGATGACTTCGACGCCGAGGCGCTGGGCCTCGATGGCGACTTCCTTGCCCAGCTCGCCCGAGCCGAGCAGCAGCATGCGGGTTCCGGTGTCGCTCAGGGGCGTGCCCAGGGTAGTCATAGGGTTCTCAGTGCATTCCAGTTCAGCGGGAGGTGAAGAGCATGCCCAGGGCATGCTCCAGGTCTTCTGGGCGCCCGAACAGCACCAGCACGTCCTGCTCGCGCAGGATCGTGTCGGGCAGCGGGTTGCGGCCAACGATACCGTCGCGCCGGATGGCTGTCACGACCACGCCGTGACGCTCCAGGTCCAGCTCCGCCAGGCTGCGGCCGACAGCGGCGGCTTCTGCCGGCAAGGTGACCGTCTGCAGCTCGGCCTGCTCGGCCTGGCCGGGCTCGCGCGCACTGTCGCGAAACACCGAGCGCAGGATGGCGTAGCGGTCCCCGCGGATGTTCTGCACTTTTCGTACGACGCGGCCGATGGGCACCTTGAGCAGCGTCAGCATGTGCGAGGCCAGCATCAGGCTCGCCTCCAGCGTCTCCGGCACCACCTCGGTGGCGCCGGTCTGCAGCAGCAGGTCGAGTTGCGAGTCGTCGCGCGCGCGCACCAGGATCGGCACGTCGGCAGCCTGCTCACGCACCGCCGCGAGGATACGCGGGGCGGCGCGCTGGCCGGGCACGGTGATGATTACCAGGTCGGCGCGCGACAGCCCTGCCATGCCGAGGATGGCGGGATCACTGCAATCGCCCCAGATCACCGGGTCGCCGGCCTCGCGGGCCTTGCCCGCGGTTTCGTGGTCCAGCTCGATGGCCAGGTACTCGATGCTCTCTTCCTCGAGGATGCGGCCCAGGTTCTGGCCGACGCGCCCGTAGCCGCAGATGACGACGTGATCGCGCTGGGCCGTGGCGGCCACCGGGTCCGGGCCCGGCGACGGCGGTCGCGGCGGCGGCGCCACGCCGAGCAGGCGCGCGATGGCGTCGCCGTGGCGGATCAGCAGCGGGTTGATGGCCATGCTCAGCACGATGGCAATGAGCATGGGTTGCACCGCCTCCGGCCCCATCAGCTCGCGCTGGCTGGCCACGGTGAGGATGGCGATGCCAAACTCGCCGCCCTGGCCGAGTGCGATCGCAGTCTTGATGGAGGTCTCGCGGGTTTCACGAGCGCGCAGCAGGAGCCCAGCGACGATGG
This window of the Thioalkalivibrio sp. XN279 genome carries:
- a CDS encoding DUF4097 family beta strand repeat-containing protein: MRNMPYKLLAPLVALACLAAGPAAAAERVVELEIDAPALQVTNLAGSVRIVPGAGAVVLRATVKADDAAIADAVRLEQGRRGDTASVSVRLPDGLDEVRYEDEQFRRLDVRLEYEGERIRVRSNGGETLRVDLELQLPEGTQLELRQGVGDIGVAGVDADLNLSLNYGHLRAADGQGVLVAMTRAGDIEVKSQRGQLDARSGSGDVDVENVLGTTRARTGSGDVSLRGVDGEMQVETGSGDLELADVIGSLRARTGSGDVEIRGLGAGPKLDIATGSGDVAAAGDLGALRDVTVRTGSGDVALASSAPLSLKVSLATGSGSIKVDVPVMGNVESGRRSFKATIGAGEGEARINTGSGDISIKAP
- the purT gene encoding formate-dependent phosphoribosylglycinamide formyltransferase, whose product is MTTLGTPLSDTGTRMLLLGSGELGKEVAIEAQRLGVEVIAVDRYANAPAMQVAHRSHVIDMLDRSALRAVVEAERPALIVPEIEAIATAELQALEAEGWQVIPTALAARLTMDREGIRRLAAEELGLPTSPFRFADTVEQYRAAVAEIGIPCVVKPVMSSSGKGQSTVRSEADIEHAWDYSQQGGRTGAGRVIVEGFVEFDYEITLLTVRHRDGTSFCAPIGHLQVDGDYRESWQPQPMTALALERAQHVAAEVTGRLGGHGIFGVELFVRGDEVLFSEVSPRPHDTGLVTLASQDLSEFALHVRAILGLPVPVIRQRGPAASCAILGAGDSDRMRYGGVSDALEEPDTELRLFGKPEVRGRRRLGVALARGESLEEARAKARRVAEAVRISL
- a CDS encoding BON domain-containing protein; translated protein: MSTKFKMPLIPALALCAAAVTAGGCVLVVDGEGVHRANSDVEWARVSEPAPASSTTAADGALAREVRSRFTADTALAEEDITVSSSGDVVTLHGRLSDAALLEHALRVAAEVPGVTRVVSRLTVEMEGQ
- a CDS encoding cation:proton antiporter; its protein translation is MSQLSLLTVLILIAATVFTLATVRRLHLPPVFGYVLVGAFLGPAALGVVPELEQVRLLAEFGVAFLLFTLGLDFSIPRLRSLGFSLVVLGTLQVVLTTLLVVAGAWLLGSPPAVAILLGGAVAMSSTAVMAPQLAAQGELTRRHGSLAIGISVFQDIAVVPFLALAPVLAGGAGPVAPLRAVLLALVALVVVLAVGHWLLRPFMREIARARLAELFTLTVLLVVLAAAWVTEAVGLSLALGAFLAGLMLAETEFRHRVESDIRPFRDLLLGLFFITVGVTLDFRVLLQLWPFVIASLLLLTVVKSAIVAGLLLRARETRETSIKTAIALGQGGEFGIAILTVASQRELMGPEAVQPMLIAIVLSMAINPLLIRHGDAIARLLGVAPPPRPPSPGPDPVAATAQRDHVVICGYGRVGQNLGRILEEESIEYLAIELDHETAGKAREAGDPVIWGDCSDPAILGMAGLSRADLVIITVPGQRAAPRILAAVREQAADVPILVRARDDSQLDLLLQTGATEVVPETLEASLMLASHMLTLLKVPIGRVVRKVQNIRGDRYAILRSVFRDSAREPGQAEQAELQTVTLPAEAAAVGRSLAELDLERHGVVVTAIRRDGIVGRNPLPDTILREQDVLVLFGRPEDLEHALGMLFTSR